The proteins below are encoded in one region of Ferruginibacter lapsinanis:
- a CDS encoding porin family protein yields MKKVLVAAFALVSLTASAQKGTLLVAGNVSLETSKSPDVPNDEKSTSFDFNPTVGYQFNDNWTAGVVAEVGTTKNTSNTNVVTKYSSFGVGPFVRYTQTLSNIFSLYGQLQGVFGTSKVGSTKVGTSTAIALTPAAFINLKNGFGLNFDFGGLGFSSTKPTGGSASTGFGVTFGKTMNIGIQKNFSLTKKK; encoded by the coding sequence ATGAAAAAAGTATTAGTAGCTGCGTTTGCGTTAGTAAGTTTAACTGCAAGTGCACAAAAAGGAACCTTATTAGTAGCAGGTAATGTAAGCCTGGAAACCAGCAAATCTCCAGATGTACCTAACGACGAAAAATCAACTTCATTTGATTTTAACCCAACAGTAGGTTATCAATTCAATGATAATTGGACTGCTGGTGTTGTAGCAGAAGTAGGAACTACAAAAAATACAAGCAATACAAATGTTGTTACTAAATACAGCAGCTTTGGTGTAGGTCCATTTGTTCGTTACACTCAAACATTATCTAACATTTTCTCTTTGTATGGTCAATTACAAGGTGTATTTGGAACTAGTAAAGTTGGTAGCACAAAAGTAGGAACATCTACAGCTATAGCTTTAACTCCTGCAGCTTTCATCAACTTGAAAAATGGCTTTGGTTTAAACTTTGATTTTGGTGGTCTTGGTTTCAGTTCTACAAAACCAACTGGTGGTAGTGCATCAACTGGTTTTGGTGTAACTTTTGGAAAAACAATGAACATTGGTATCCAAAAAAACTTCTCTCTTACAAAGAAGAAATAA
- a CDS encoding exonuclease domain-containing protein, giving the protein MYAIVDIETTGGYASANGITEIAVYVHDGTRVVKHFETLINPQQKIPYHITTLTGIDNAMVAEAPAFHEIAETLYEVLKDNIFVAHSVNFDYSFVNHQLKANGFVLSPRKLCTVRLARKVVPDLKSYSLGNLCRQLQIPISNRHRAGGDAKATVLLLEHLLANNAQPHIDQMLKKTSGEQWLPPGLQKSDITKLPASPGVYYFHNIKGKIIYVGKAVNIKKRVSSHFTVNDAERKRQNFLLHVCKISFKECATELEAIVLESAEIKRLWPKYNKSQKQPLQKYALYTFEDSMGYMRLAIDKKRKNIPALYYFNSLHEGIILLRKMLEEFELNEKLCFLNKMSFTEEDKELAGTVKSYNKKIIKAMAALNKRLPTFAVLDDGKQANEKLCLLIEKGCFWGMGYLPASLSIESVDDLKEFLQPYQDNDTIRNSIYSFVEAYPEKKLVF; this is encoded by the coding sequence ATGTATGCGATCGTAGATATTGAAACAACCGGCGGCTATGCTTCTGCAAACGGCATTACCGAAATTGCGGTGTATGTGCATGATGGAACAAGAGTGGTAAAGCATTTTGAAACGTTGATCAATCCGCAACAAAAAATACCTTACCATATTACTACATTAACTGGTATCGATAATGCGATGGTGGCGGAAGCGCCGGCATTTCATGAAATAGCAGAAACATTATATGAAGTATTAAAGGACAATATTTTTGTAGCGCACAGTGTAAATTTTGATTACTCTTTTGTCAACCACCAGTTAAAGGCAAATGGTTTTGTGTTATCTCCCCGAAAATTGTGTACCGTACGTCTGGCCCGAAAAGTGGTGCCTGATCTGAAGTCATATAGTTTAGGAAATTTATGCCGACAATTACAAATACCTATCAGCAATCGTCATAGAGCAGGTGGTGATGCAAAAGCAACGGTGTTATTATTAGAACATTTGTTGGCTAATAATGCACAACCGCATATTGATCAGATGTTGAAGAAAACTTCCGGCGAACAATGGTTGCCACCCGGGTTACAAAAATCGGATATCACAAAATTACCGGCATCTCCTGGAGTCTATTATTTTCACAATATAAAAGGTAAAATAATTTATGTAGGCAAGGCGGTGAATATTAAGAAAAGAGTGAGCAGTCATTTTACAGTGAATGATGCTGAAAGAAAGCGGCAGAATTTTTTATTGCATGTTTGTAAAATAAGTTTTAAAGAATGTGCAACAGAGTTAGAGGCCATCGTATTGGAAAGTGCGGAGATAAAGCGTTTGTGGCCTAAGTATAATAAAAGTCAGAAACAACCTTTGCAGAAATATGCATTGTATACGTTTGAGGATAGTATGGGATATATGCGTTTAGCGATTGATAAGAAGAGAAAAAATATACCGGCATTGTATTATTTCAATTCTCTGCACGAAGGCATCATATTATTGAGAAAGATGCTGGAAGAATTTGAACTCAATGAAAAACTTTGTTTTTTAAATAAGATGTCTTTTACTGAGGAGGATAAGGAGTTAGCAGGTACTGTAAAATCATATAATAAAAAAATTATTAAGGCAATGGCTGCATTGAATAAGCGATTACCAACATTTGCTGTACTGGATGATGGGAAGCAGGCAAACGAAAAATTGTGTTTATTGATCGAGAAAGGATGCTTTTGGGGGATGGGGTATTTACCAGCATCTCTATCAATTGAGTCTGTTGATGATCTGAAAGAATTTTTACAACCTTATCAGGATAATGATACCATACGGAATAGTATTTATTCTTTTGTAGAGGCGTATCCGGAGAAGAAGTTGGTGTTTTAA
- a CDS encoding Tex family protein has protein sequence MIEFSKDIAAKLSLKTQQVEAVLGLLAEAATVPFIARYRKDKTGALDEVQIQKIQDEAKFLKEFTERKAFIEKTITEQEKMTEALQTKIDKATTIAELEDIYLPFKPKRKTKAQTARENGLQPLADLLLDQKDVDLLAEAAKYINEKVVDGDAALQGARDIIAETINEDAIVRAKLRKLFENEATLQSKVVTDKETEAAKYKDYFDFSEPIAKVPSHRILAVLRGFLEGFLRIAISPEEERAIELIEELYIKGMSTCSDQLRKAVKDAYRRLLQPSLETEYRTTLKTKADEDAINVFAENLRQLLLSSPLGSKRILAIDPGYRTGCKVVCLDEKGDLQKTDLIFPHENNRVMAEEIKIKNLVQQYGIEVFAIGDGTAGRETEQFIKKLDLGLPVFLVNEDGASIYSASEIAREEFPNEDITVRGAVSIGRRLMDPLAELVKLDPKSIGVGQYQHDVNQFRLKEKLDATVVSCVNNVGVNLNTASKHLLSYVSGIGGTLADNIVKYRNEIGKFSSRKQLLKVPRLGGKAYEQCAGFLRIKDGEDILDASAVHPEAYGIVEMMAKDLNVEVNTLIGKEELLKSVDAKKYATEQIGELTVKDILNELKKPGLDPRSDVQVFEFANIYSIEDVKIGMEVPGVVTNITRFGAFIDIGVKQDGLVHVSEISHKYITDPNEVLKLNQQVKVKVTDVDVVRKRIALSIKQTEEAPARGLKPKFGNQPKLAQQKSVADMPIGDALAALKQKFGK, from the coding sequence ATGATAGAATTTTCAAAAGATATAGCGGCGAAATTATCGCTTAAAACACAGCAGGTTGAGGCCGTATTAGGTCTGTTGGCAGAAGCAGCTACCGTTCCCTTTATAGCCCGTTATCGTAAAGATAAGACTGGTGCATTGGATGAAGTACAGATCCAAAAAATACAGGATGAAGCCAAGTTCTTAAAAGAATTTACGGAACGTAAAGCATTCATTGAAAAAACAATTACTGAGCAGGAGAAAATGACAGAGGCTTTGCAGACAAAAATAGATAAGGCTACAACAATTGCAGAGCTGGAAGATATTTATCTGCCTTTCAAACCAAAACGTAAAACAAAAGCGCAAACAGCAAGAGAGAATGGATTGCAGCCGTTGGCAGATCTGTTGCTGGATCAAAAGGATGTTGACCTATTAGCAGAAGCAGCAAAATATATTAATGAAAAAGTGGTTGACGGTGATGCTGCATTGCAGGGAGCAAGAGATATCATTGCAGAAACGATAAATGAAGATGCAATAGTAAGAGCGAAATTGCGTAAGCTGTTTGAGAATGAAGCTACATTGCAAAGTAAAGTGGTAACGGATAAAGAAACAGAGGCAGCGAAGTATAAAGATTATTTTGATTTTAGTGAACCAATTGCAAAAGTTCCATCTCATAGAATACTAGCAGTACTTCGTGGATTTTTAGAAGGCTTTTTACGCATCGCAATTAGTCCGGAGGAAGAACGGGCAATTGAATTGATTGAAGAGCTTTATATCAAAGGAATGAGCACCTGCAGCGATCAATTGCGTAAAGCGGTTAAAGATGCTTATCGGAGATTACTGCAACCAAGTTTAGAAACAGAATATCGTACAACGTTAAAGACAAAAGCTGACGAAGATGCGATCAATGTATTTGCAGAAAATTTGCGTCAGTTATTATTATCCTCTCCTTTAGGTAGTAAAAGAATTTTAGCTATCGATCCGGGATACAGAACAGGTTGCAAAGTTGTATGTCTGGATGAAAAGGGAGATCTGCAAAAAACTGATCTGATCTTTCCGCATGAAAATAACAGGGTGATGGCGGAAGAAATAAAAATTAAAAATTTAGTACAACAATACGGAATTGAAGTATTTGCGATCGGTGATGGTACAGCCGGAAGAGAAACAGAGCAATTCATAAAAAAATTAGATCTGGGGTTGCCGGTATTTTTAGTAAATGAAGATGGGGCATCTATTTATTCAGCTTCTGAGATTGCCAGAGAAGAATTTCCTAATGAGGATATTACAGTACGTGGTGCGGTAAGTATTGGACGCCGATTAATGGATCCATTGGCAGAACTCGTAAAACTTGATCCAAAAAGTATTGGCGTTGGGCAATATCAGCATGATGTTAACCAATTCAGACTAAAAGAGAAACTGGATGCGACAGTGGTTAGTTGTGTAAACAATGTAGGGGTAAACCTGAACACCGCCAGCAAACATTTATTGAGTTATGTAAGTGGTATAGGCGGTACACTGGCTGATAATATTGTTAAGTATAGAAATGAAATTGGAAAATTCAGTAGTCGCAAACAATTGTTAAAAGTACCTCGTTTGGGAGGTAAAGCGTATGAGCAATGTGCCGGTTTTTTGCGTATAAAAGATGGCGAAGATATATTGGATGCAAGTGCTGTTCATCCGGAAGCATACGGCATTGTTGAAATGATGGCAAAGGATCTGAATGTGGAGGTGAATACATTGATAGGAAAGGAAGAGTTATTGAAATCTGTAGATGCCAAAAAATATGCTACAGAGCAAATCGGGGAACTAACGGTAAAGGATATTTTGAATGAATTGAAAAAACCAGGATTGGACCCCCGTAGTGATGTACAGGTTTTTGAATTTGCTAATATTTACAGTATTGAAGATGTGAAAATAGGAATGGAAGTACCTGGTGTAGTAACTAATATTACCAGGTTTGGCGCATTCATTGATATTGGTGTAAAACAAGATGGATTAGTGCATGTATCTGAGATATCTCATAAATATATTACTGATCCCAATGAAGTGTTGAAGCTGAATCAGCAAGTAAAAGTAAAAGTGACAGATGTGGATGTTGTTCGTAAGCGTATTGCTTTATCTATAAAGCAAACGGAAGAGGCTCCTGCAAGGGGCTTAAAACCAAAGTTTGGGAATCAGCCCAAATTGGCCCAACAAAAAAGTGTGGCGGATATGCCTATCGGTGATGCATTGGCTGCATTGAAGCAGAAATTCGGGAAATAA